In Paracoccus aminophilus JCM 7686, a single window of DNA contains:
- a CDS encoding CPBP family intramembrane glutamic endopeptidase has protein sequence MAAMAQSPVTIRRGWLWAEFAALFVGVPLGVAVFLPPGRMFLALFAFSLLGMALLWRTGGFEWRSLLRGWSEIRWGKYLIFALLVGLIGWGIMWLTHPGYALNLSPQRLRFLALIWMLYPLLSALPQELIFRALYFHRYGQLFRTKRQAIAVNAVIFSLAHLMYWSWIVAGMTFFGGWLFAHIYLKRGFPGAWLLHALAGNMIFAVGMGAYFYSGNAVRPF, from the coding sequence AATCGCCGGTCACAATAAGGCGCGGCTGGCTTTGGGCCGAATTCGCGGCACTCTTTGTCGGAGTGCCGCTCGGCGTTGCCGTTTTCCTGCCGCCCGGGCGGATGTTTCTCGCGCTCTTCGCCTTCTCGCTGCTCGGGATGGCGCTTTTGTGGCGGACGGGCGGCTTTGAATGGCGCAGCCTTTTGCGGGGCTGGTCCGAGATCCGCTGGGGCAAATATCTGATCTTCGCGCTTCTGGTCGGGTTGATCGGCTGGGGCATCATGTGGCTGACCCATCCGGGCTATGCGCTGAACCTCTCGCCGCAGCGCCTGCGGTTTCTCGCGTTGATCTGGATGCTGTACCCGCTGCTCTCGGCCCTGCCGCAAGAGCTGATCTTTCGCGCGCTCTACTTTCACCGCTACGGCCAGCTTTTCCGCACCAAGCGTCAGGCGATCGCGGTCAATGCGGTGATCTTCTCGCTCGCCCATCTGATGTATTGGTCCTGGATCGTCGCCGGCATGACCTTCTTCGGCGGCTGGCTGTTCGCGCATATCTATCTCAAGCGCGGCTTCCCCGGAGCCTGGCTGCTCCACGCTTTGGCCGGGAATATGATCTTTGCGGTGGGGATGGGCGCCTATTTCTACTCGGGCAATGCCGTGCGCCCGTTCTGA